Below is a genomic region from Rhododendron vialii isolate Sample 1 chromosome 5a, ASM3025357v1.
GTAACATGACAATCAACTTGTAGCGTTACTTTATAACATATATTAACTAAATTTGTAAGCTATCAAAATATTAACTAATGTCTTgttttttccataatatttaatactaagttacttaaatatatctataataaataattatttgaaaattagttaattaaatatatttataatgtcatttgaaaattatgaaaaatatttttcaaatttttatgttttcataacaaattaaaattttaaactagatttataaGCAAACACCATTTTTTAGATAATTATTCTTTTTCGagataattattctaatatataaatccctaaaatctataaattttcccgccaaaaaatagggtactctttttttttacttaatggTAACTTGTTACCGAATCAACCAGTTGTAGTAAGTGTGGCATGTTTGTGTGGTAAGTGTTACCTTatacaatggtaagtgttgctTGTTTCTGTGATAAGTaatcctccatttttttggtcaaaaccacatcttttttaacaaaatcaccctacttttagtttttagtttttagttttgatccaagggctgtgatttatttattttcaatccaatggCTGTGATTCATTGTGAATATagtgctcccataccacttgagAGCACCACAGAAGTCTTGGGAAAAGATGTTAGggtttgtgtatatatataacttttAGGTACTTCTatgtaataaatatatttatgttaaaaacaaGAGTAGGTGTGTGGCTAAGCGGTAAGGAGTCCCTCTTCCAATCTGAAGCTcgcgagttcgagtcctactACTTGCAAACTTTCACACATATGCATTAATTCGGTGCGGTCCGGTTCGCAACTCTTCCAAACCAGGTTGGGAATCAGACCGAAATTAAAATTTGGTATTATTAAGAACCGGACAGGACCGGTTGTATCTAATAACAGGAAAAATGATCCTGTTTTGGGTTcggttttccatttttttaagACACCCGTAGGGCCTGTTTGATTGGGAGGATTGAAGATGGGATTAGATTACTAAAAAACACGTGGAGCCTACTTCGTAAGGGATTGTCCCCTAATCCCACGGCTAAGTAAACAAACAAGTGGGGTGTGATTGAATTATGGTTGAAACTAAATGAGGCCAATAATCCATCATATGGCTCACTATTGTATCACACCTTCCCCTGGGATTAATAATCTCAGGACTAACCTACCTTCGAATAATCTTGCTATTTCGATCTAACGGCCGATATTAGTACTCAAAATTTTAACCCATCctttatactttttcaatcAAACATAGTATAGCTAATCCCATAGTATTAGCTTATCCtcttgagataaaaaaaaaaacacgtggACCCCCTAGTATTAGCTAATTCCATGGAATTAGCTTATCCCTCATTTTCCAATCCCTCCAATCAAACTGGGCTCTAGTGTTTTGGATGGAGATGGTAGAGTATTATCTGGGTTTGAGCGAGTAACCATGTAGAGATCACCAGGACCATGGTATCAAATTCACATGCATGAATTGGACCCAATAAAAACTGGAAAGGGTCTGTCGATCCAAGCATGTCAATGACTGTTTGGAAGTTTGAATTTGCAATTTTTGTTGAGCTAATTATAAACATCTAGAACTTCACCTTGAAAGGTTTCGAACATGGATGCAAACTCGGATACCTTGTTGAAGCAAAGCCAAATGGAGCGGTTGCAGTTGAACAAATCTGCACAACAAGAAGTTTACAAGCAGAACTTTAAATTACAAACCCAGACACAATTGTGTTCGAAACGGTTGGATGCAAGTGGGAACCCTCCGGACACAAATTTGCATCTCTATCATTATAGCCATCCACTAATCAGAAACAAATTCCCCAAGAGAAACTCTAAATTCTACTTGAAAACCATGACAAAATGTTGCTCATGATCATCCTGCTAAGGGGAATAAGAGATTAGAATTTTCACAGAACACTCATATTATTATCACTTCCAAAAGAATACAACACACAattatcaaatgaaaaaaaaagtagttacACAAAACATATGATCACACACTCACTCTCAACCTGGCACACATAACACTACTAGAAAATTTTCGATAGATGACGAAAAAAGTGGTGACGAAAGTTACTATTTTTACTAATGacgaaacaacaaaatttttgtCACTGAAAgttactataggtgacgaaaaatttaatttttgtcaccaaaagtgaCTTTCGGAGACAAGCTATAGGTGACGAAATTTACTATTTCAATCGTCACCTATAGGTTGTCTCCGAAAGTcacttttggtgatgaaaaacaaatttttcgtcacctatagtaacttttgatgactaaaattttgttgcttCGTTAGCTATTGCTTgacaatttcctaatcctaaattaatggatTGCTCCAAGCGTAGGGCAGAAACCGATGCAGCACAATATCTGGTAagtgtcacaccccaaaaatgagaagtgaccggccgtgaaccatgaGGCTAATCCATGGAACACGCAGCCTAAATAAATCAAAGTAACCGAAAATCAAATGATCGCTTTTTcattattaatcaaatcaaaagccaAATATGTCTCATCATAAACATGGGgcacaaccatcccatgaaccacGCAATATCCAATAATCCAAcaataattaaaagaatttgttatctgacaattgtttcaaatgcggaagcgatttttaaaataaaactagaatgagacaccctaaggaggtcgaCAAAAGAAATCCCCGAGATGCCACCAGAGTCTTTCTCtaactccccaacttgcctgaaagagaagttggagtaaatccgtcagctgacaaGCTCAGTGAATGGCAAgtatgtataataaataaagttgaaagcgaggattaaaataatttaccattaaatcataatttggcatacgaggtgtccaatagaataataaattaatcaatgaagcatttaaccaaataaatattcttagtggtgatcacaacaataactccatcaacaatggggaaccacaatcaaataGTACCATGGgcaaaataaatctcatcaaaattggatccaatatcgaacttagagtcaccagggttggcagcccgtggtacttttccctaagacgatccggcgaaagaaagccgttgagcattaaggtcaccggcctaacacggtcttttccccaatggccaAGGTTACCAACACGAGAAGGAATAAGttccctggacttccaaaataaatgttcccattaatatccaccaagttctcaccaaaaagaacattaacaattgatctcagaaaattcaccgcatgccaatttatagaataatttataaacagttttgagtctccgaataacatacatataaatttctgaaagaaatacttttaagggacacaGAAAACtttcgaaaatacgtaacatacttaactactcacctgggtccaaagGTAACGCAACTCGATCAAATATGCGAAAAGATGCTAATTAACCTGAACAAAGAGAATCATATAACAATATTATCGCTAACTATATCAACATATCTAATATACGACTACCTAAAAAGATGTATGAAATCTAAAGCTATAAACCCAACAAAACTCCAAACCCAATAATTTGTTTCCCTCAACTAAAGACCATGGCTAGACACCTGACCCAAAACTAATAACTTCACCTTCCAATAATCAACTACATACTTGTTCCCAATATACTGAGCATATCCAAAGCCATTGTCATTCATTGACATGGCATCAACAATCCCATGGCAAGAACCATATACGGCCAAAATCCCACTGATCATAACATTTAAAATGGAACTCATACCCAAGTCGATCATCATTCACAGCACACACAAACCACCACACCGCCACACACATcgcacatctctctctctctcttcaaattgcATCCGAGTAAATTAGTcactaagaaaaaaaatgtgtaaccAAGGATTCTGACACTCCctatcaaaagaaaatactcCAATTTAATGGAACCAATGAAGAAGAACGTGAATACATACCGCAACTGAGATTGAAAGCAAGATTATCAAAGGACGCCTCGAGAACCCTTACACGGCTGCTGCGGCTCTCCCAATGCCTGCTCTAAATATTCGATCTCTTATAATATAATCCTAGTCTAATATAACTGATCCACGTTCTCCCCTAAATAATAGGTAATCACCTACTAGAAGTATTTAAATACTGTACAACACTAAATACTAAACTATTTAGGCTTTAACCCCAATACTATAATAGTGCCGACAATTGTACTCTATGGTGAGAGAAAATATCAATTAGGATCCAAACCATAAAATCctcctttttttattacaaaaatataattattaggaATAAGAAAAGACGGGATGTAACAGTAAGTTCGGAGTCGAAGtatgctgactaaaaattcgtgTTTACTAATTTAGCGAGCTCTTaagtagccaccccttgtcgatttgattgaaattaactaaaacttaaggAAACAactgttcttttcaaataattaaaatgagCTACGGTATAGCTCTCGTAACCCGATCGGATTAACTtgctccattcggtgttcttaaaaacgttcaattttacattgaaaaaaataccCTGCAAGATGccaaaccttagggtcgccggtcgccgtttacccacgcgcagcgaagaatgaatTTTGGACCCTCATTCTCCCATTCACATAGGCTTCGACAATGCTCAGGTTCGTCCACGGaaagtattttttcaatctaaaatcgttattttattgtttgaaaataggagcattGCCCGAGCTGGCCACGGTATGCTAATCACCCTGCAACCCTACATagacgactactcactcattattaagcaataaacaaaagaaattttaaattgAAACATTCTTCTATTACTcagaagagaaaacaaacaaaagattaaTACCAACAAAACTCAATTGAgtaactttaattaagaacaaaatatAATATGAGTTATCGAAAGATGAGTAATTGAACAAATCTTCAAAAACTTGAAGGGAAAAATAACTCTGAATGAAAGAACAGAAATCTGAAGCTGCAATTAAAAACGAAATTTCTGTCGTCACCCGTCCTCGTCCTTTataataaggctccgttccggaacgtaaaataagtactttttttaagaaggcaatttcaagctcaaaaataatgtgtttacgcaaataattttcctaccaatatggatcttgtttaataaatctcatcaagatctttaatacggtaaaaaaaatataaaaaattattttttatttacattatttttgagtttgaaaatgtgaaataaactgcttattttttaagaatatttcCAGCACGGAGTCTAGTGAAGTGCTTGACGCCTTGACCTAataacttcttctttcttttctttttaattctcAGCCAGCCCATTGTCCGTGGCCCACAATCAAAATAACGAATAAAAGTTGGGCCCACAGTAAGAGGAAAACTTTCAGGCGCAATCTAcaattcttttaatttgattAACCGAGGCTTTAAAGTATTAAGCTTAAAAAcacctacaatacaaaaatcaagcattaaacTTCGAGGAACGatataaatagacttaacaaagataaattagaaaGCGCTAGTGTAAATATTGACGCGTCTATCATACctcccaacttacactttgttTGTCacgagcaaagaaaacaaaatgcaactaaagaaaacaaattaaaatatatagttcttttaaacccccaggtgGCCCTGGTAGAACGAGTGAAGTCTAGTGATGATATTCAGCAGTGATCACTCACAAACACTGTGAACCCTTTCACACAGAACCCAAAACCTGTCATACAACTCACTAGTCCATCAAACAAAGAATGTGTAGCTACCACATAGATATAAGAAGAAACAAATAGTTCCAAACGCtatcaagttaaaaaataaacaatggcACATAGGCTTAGCTTATGTGTGATATGGGCCTCAGCCAAAAGTGTCCAATAACTAACCACTTTCTCCGGATCAAGTCTTGACTTCCATTCTCACTGTGTCTTGCActcacaaataaaatcactcaaaacaaGCTACATTATGAACTCTCAAATGTGCGGTTAGAAGTTATGTAAATGAAAAGCAAAGTGCGCCTATCAGCTATGGTAAAACAGTAAATTCGTCATCacttttttcgtcacctatcgAAAATTTTCTAGTAGTGAATAAAGTCATAAACAATGGGGGAGGACAATGTGAATGGAAACCCCCAAAGGGGATACCACAGCtagcgcgctctctctctctcaatatacatcacacaaacacactagtttttttttttttttttgctcggcaaacgataGATGCACAATACCACTTCCAACTACACCATCAATATATATAATGCACACCCAAATTTTGACCCACTTGATTTATTAACCCCATCAGATCTCTTCGTTTCTTAACAGCTACATTAGCATTTTTTACCGAAACTGCGGGCGAATCCAACCAAGGTTATGACAAAAGCAATGAAGCCGACAAAGAAAGCTATGAACGTCCATGGAGAATCAAAATACGTGCGTCTCACGTGTGCCATATTCTTCGGCCAAAAACGCTTGCTATACTTCGTGGCTTTGCTGCACGTGTCACGGAAGTATTCGCCTACTGTGATTTCCTTGCATAGCTTGTTCAATAGATCGGTGGCGTCCCCGGTGGGACCCAAGCGGTTCGTCAGGACTCCGGCCTTTTCGAGCACTTGGATATCGTTATCAGACTTCACGAGCATGTCCATGATGTCCGCATAGGACGAAACGTGCTGCGAAACGCCAGGGCAGAACTGTTCAAAGGCAATGAGGTTCCTGAGGTATGACTCCGTTTCGTCGCATATTACGAGTGGTTGGATTTTGAAACGAGCCCAACGACACCACCAAAATAGGCCTTTAGGTTCCCTGAACTTGAACTTGAACAGATCGTTTCCGGCATCAGGAACAAACTTGACTCCTGCATAGACCAGTTCTGAAGCCGAAGGCATTTCTTCTGCATAGACCAGTTCTGAAGTCGATGAGGGTGGAAGGCAACCTTCATGTAGGTTATGGAGGATATGATAGTACTTGGCAGTATGGCGATCACTATTACCAgtttgaacttcttctttttctgctGCTGTTGTACACCGAAAAACCCTAAGGACACAGTCTCTGGGCGAACAGTACCAAGTTTTGGCGCTACTACTACTACTGTTGTCGGAATTTGGTAGTGGACTCATCCATTCGTTATAGCACCACCCCACATAATTGAGAAGCGATCAGTTATTATCGAGACGATTCGGGATCTGATCCACAATGAGATGGTACAATTTCTCAAGCACAAAGAAAGGAATCTGATTCTCGAGGAGTACCAAGTCATTTTGCACTTTGCGGAAGGCCAAATCGTTACAAAAAATAGGATCTCTTTCTGGTACCTGCTTTTTGAAATGCAAAATCATTAATAAATTTGTATAGCCTAGTTTATCTGACAAGTTATTTGGATTAATTTGATACTTACAACTTCAACAAAAGAAGCCTAGCTAACGCGACCAAATCTAAGGACAAAATTAGCAAAATCATTAATAAATTTGgcgaaggattttttttttgggggatgGTTTATTAAAAAACTAGCAAGGAAAGTACATTTCACgcaaattaaagaaaatgattaaCGACGAAATTAATTCCCCACCAACTTTACTCTGTGGGTGAGAAAAAGCACATTTGATCGCATTTTCTAGTAATTGGCGAGAAATAATATTCGTTACACAGGTAGATTACACTTAATTGTACTTTACGAGGAAGTATATATTAGGGCTGCACATGGTCCGGCTCGAATCAGATTCTTATGAATCTAATTCTAATCTGCGAgtcacaattttttgaaaatgaaatccgTGTTCGGGCCAAAAGTCTCACGGTCGGTTCGGTTCCAATCCACCAGTTTGGTCCGGTCCCAGTTTTGTCCATGGATTGCGTCAACCAACAACCAAGAAAcctgaattttcaaaattttctgtgTGATTCAATAGGTCCGagcaaagttttaaaaaaaaaaaaaagtacttcatTAAAAGTAAACACATTGCAGTAGCTCAATAATTCAATAGTTCCCAGCAAAGAAAATACATTATAGTACTTCAATAAAAAAAGCCTAAACACATTACACTTTACATCAAGTCATTACATAAAACTAGACACATTACACATTAAAATactacaattaaaaaaaaaacaattcctgCAAAGTACttggataaaataaaaaaaaaaacacaccaaagtACTTAAGAGAAACATTTTCTAGAGCTGCAATTGTAATGATATGAGTGAAACTAAATTAGATCTTAGTAAAATGAAATACAAAGCTTTTAGATGTTATAGacctgaaaaacaaaaaacacaataaaGTTGCAGCTTATCCCCTTAGGTTTAAAAGTATATAATGATATACAAAATTGTCAAatagttaaaaataatttataaaaatatgtgtaaaattattattatttactatatgttacatatatattatttatttttttaaatatctcacggtctgGTTCGGATAATCCACGGtttcaaatgaaaattcaatcataatccgtatctcacggttttttaatttttgaatctgTGTTCGGACTATTAATCCatggacaaaatccaaaaggtacaGATCGATTTGGTTCGGTCTGGTTTCACGGTTCACTGGATTTTTTGTGCAGCCCTAGTACAAAGGGAACAATCACTTTTAAAAActagaatttaaaaatattattttcataTGTGGTTTAATAACAAACGGTTGTCACCTACGtgcaccatatatatatatatgtgtgtgtgtgtataattattattattattttctcggTAAAGAAAGAATTTCGTAAATAATGACAAAGGattacaaataataaaaataatgcaGGCACGATGGCATCATATACAATTCAATGATCCGAATGTCGTTGCCACCAAATACATGGACAAATTATGCCACCACACCCGGAAAGGGAATGTTATTATTGAACTTcacgtaaaagcatgtactagtATGAAGAGTATTTTAATTGAGCTGCTAAAAAGAAGCAATTGagggaaaaaattaaacaagattAATTTTTGTCAACTGATAAAAGAGCTGATGCCTTAAGCTTCCTTACCTTTGAGTTGCTATTGTCTCCTCCATCATTAGGcatgttttcattttcttcggCCCATTTCGTAAAGTGGAGTAATCGTGCTCTGTAGAGAAATTCGAGGATGAAACAACTATCGACCAACATTATTTCCTCATCCAGTGTAACTTCTGCTGCGTAGCATTTCTTTGCATCGTCTATCGATGTCTTCAATTCCGCTAAACATTCCTGTAGAACCGTGAGCTTTTTCTGCTTTGCTAATTCCAGCTGGTCCTCCATTCCTGCGGTCAACCGAGAGAGTAGGTAATTCGTGTAGCTCGGTTTGACGTGTTGCAAGGGTGTTTGGAGGTGTTCATCTTCTCGGTGAAGAGGGCCAATAGCGATGAGGCGAGGGGTGTAGGCTCTTTCGTTCAGCTTTCGAAGATCTTCGGGCACCCTGAAAATGCAAGCTGAGGAGAAGAAGTATTCAGCTTTCTCGGCACCTTCACTGATATTTCCAGCGATGGTTGATGTAAGGTGCTTAAGATCCTTCTCAAAGTCGTTCTCCCCTTGACTCATTTCAGTTGGGTGGGTTTCCTTTCGATGAATGAAATAAAGAAGCAGTTGTGTTATACTTGGTGGGTGAGGTTTGGGTGATAATGGTTTTGGATTTTCTATTTGGGTTTGAGCTAAACACAGACCCCGGCCATCTATATATAGAAGGCTCACAGTTTAATATAGAAAATATATCATTTAAGAAATTACTAATTTCCTAGTAATTAGTAATTTCATTTATCCCGTACAAAATTATATTGATGGGTAGAATGATTATATTGACTGGTAGCTGGCCTGACCATCAAGACTTGGGCAACTGGTTTGCATTAATTTCCTAGTAATTTCATTTATTCCGTACAAAATTAATTATAGTAGTAATAAGTTTATTCTTCTGTTACTTATAAAAAAAGTGTTTATTCTTCtgttacttataaaaaaaaaagtttattctTCTGTTAATTTTCTCACACATCGCATAACTACTGCAAAGTAGCCAGTTACTAAGGTACATCCTACACGCActtcaatcaaaaaaaattgaaataggTAAAAAGACTCGTAATTATTAGGACGGTTAACATAAATTATCAAACAAATGAATTGCTTAAATTTAGCACATGTGTACTTTTTTGGTATTAAATACTCTTTTTGTCCTAAAACGATCGTCTGGTCTACCAAACGAGAGCTGGAAACAATgcattttggttcaaaaaaatttaaatcaaGTTGCAGTTGTGTTTATACTTGGTGGTAGAGGTTTGGGTTTGAGCTAAAGACAGACCCTCCCTATGTAAAGAAGGCTCAAAATTTAATTGGTGCACTGTTAGCTAGCCTTCTTTGTATAGAGAAAAATAGACCGCTCGTGAAGTTTGGAATGATTACTTTCTAATGATTTCTTAAGATAAATAGACGGTTTGTTAAGTTTGGAATGATTTCTAATGATTCCTAAAGAGTGAAAAGAAGAGAGTGGAAAACATTTCTTCATCATTAGATTCCTAATTTGGGGAGAGCTAGGAAGGAAAAATTTTCCTCCACTTCAGaacttaatttctttttttctttttttttttgcaatttttcattttcttttcatacCCTAGTTTCtcctcttttcccttttcttcccCATCTAACATAGGACAAAGCCTTCAGATCAAAAAGAgtctaagaaaataaaatttcaaaatatcttGTAGGTCGGTGCTACACAGTCGAACCATTATTTCGGAATCCCAAGGTCTGGTATGTCCCTTTTGTTCTCTGCACATTGAAACTCCCCAACACTTGTTTCTACACTGTCGATTCTCATGGGCTGTTTGGTCCTtaattttggattggtggcatgttaAATGGGCATGTCCTTCATCAGTGGAGGCGTTGGCAAACTGGTGGTTTGGGAACCGGTATCGAAGCCTAGAAAAAGATATTTGGGAAACTTGTCTGTATGCAACTCTGTGGACGTTATGGTTGGTGCGGAATGATTATATTTTCAACAATGCTTCTACGGTGGTTTGGGAAGTGGCGGATTTAATCAAAACGAGGGTGGCCATGTGGATGAGGGCTAAGCACGACATCAAGATTTATTCTGTGGAAGACTTTAAGGGGTTTTTGGACGGGATTCGTAgtctaaaattgtaattctctTTTGAGGTGCAGTCATCCAACTCTCTGTTGGATGAGGtcttttttgggtttcttttgtaTGTCTCTCTGAGTTGcactttgtgtttttttcttcttctctcgatgtaccctttcgagatTAATAAATTGTTTcgtttgctgagaaaaaaaaaaaatcttgtaaAGCCcctattttttggtaaatatagGGAAAACATGggcataaaaaaattaagagtaGAAAATCAATGAACAACTTTGGAACCACCAGATCAAGAGTTCGAGTCTTGATAAGAAATTATGAAGTTGATTGTAAAGTGAGCAAATATTTTCTCTCACAAGTCAcaaattgtttgtccattttcttactttttaaagacaaatcaataaatgaTGGAAACATAGACTGCTCGTCATATTT
It encodes:
- the LOC131327922 gene encoding UPF0481 protein At3g47200-like; this translates as MSPLPNSDNSSSSSAKTWYCSPRDCVLRVFRCTTAAEKEEVQTGNSDRHTAKYYHILHNLHEGCLPPSSTSELVYAEEMPSASELVYAGVKFVPDAGNDLFKFKFREPKGLFWWCRWARFKIQPLVICDETESYLRNLIAFEQFCPGVSQHVSSYADIMDMLVKSDNDIQVLEKAGVLTNRLGPTGDATDLLNKLCKEITVGEYFRDTCSKATKYSKRFWPKNMAHVRRTYFDSPWTFIAFFVGFIAFVITLVGFARSFATHSLFDGLVSCMTGFGFCVKGFTVFVSDHC
- the LOC131325963 gene encoding uncharacterized protein LOC131325963; translated protein: MSQGENDFEKDLKHLTSTIAGNISEGAEKAEYFFSSACIFRVPEDLRKLNERAYTPRLIAIGPLHREDEHLQTPLQHVKPSYTNYLLSRLTAGMEDQLELAKQKKLTVLQECLAELKTSIDDAKKCYAAEVTLDEEIMLVDSCFILEFLYRARLLHFTKWAEENENMPNDGGDNSNSKVSWLLVDAIHGQNWDRTKLVDWNRTDRETFGPNTDFIFKKL